Proteins found in one Brachyspira murdochii DSM 12563 genomic segment:
- a CDS encoding MATE family efflux transporter, which translates to MDILKTDVKKIFFKYLYASFGSALIAAIYSIVDVAMVGQYEGDNGAAALAVFAPIWNIIYSIGMLFGIGGSVLFSKARGSGDYKKSNIFFTSSFIALSIVIFIVWILSIVFEDNILYFFGADDVLLRLAKIYFLPIKIILPLFSFSQFFAAYLRNDNAPMKATIAVMAGGIFNIFGDYFFVFVCDMGIFGAGLATAIGQVITASILISHLFTKKNTLKFVKVNKLFSLSKNTVSIGFSTFFIDIAMGILALMFNNQIMKYFNSSALAVYSVIININILVQSSAYAIGQASQPIISANLGAGNMNRIKSAVKYGIFTALILAIISTLFTYFNTDFLMKAFMKPSDEALSMSKNIMRAYFISFLILPFNIYATYYFQAIMKPTASFIIAVLRGLIISGILIFVMPLIFVRESIWYVMPITEVLTFIVTAVFFIRYRTLK; encoded by the coding sequence ATGGATATTCTTAAGACTGATGTAAAAAAAATATTTTTCAAGTATTTATATGCTAGTTTTGGGAGTGCTTTAATAGCTGCAATTTATTCTATAGTGGACGTTGCTATGGTTGGTCAGTATGAGGGTGATAACGGGGCTGCTGCTTTGGCGGTATTTGCTCCTATATGGAATATAATATACAGCATAGGCATGTTATTTGGTATAGGAGGTTCTGTTCTTTTTAGTAAGGCAAGAGGTTCTGGAGATTATAAAAAATCAAATATTTTTTTTACTTCTTCATTCATTGCTTTGTCAATAGTTATATTTATAGTTTGGATTTTATCAATAGTATTTGAAGATAATATACTTTATTTTTTCGGGGCTGATGATGTACTTTTAAGATTAGCTAAAATATATTTTCTTCCTATAAAAATAATTCTTCCTTTATTTTCATTTAGCCAATTTTTTGCTGCATATCTTAGAAATGATAATGCCCCTATGAAGGCAACTATTGCCGTTATGGCTGGCGGGATATTTAATATATTTGGGGATTACTTTTTTGTATTTGTATGCGATATGGGTATATTTGGTGCCGGGCTTGCCACTGCTATAGGACAGGTTATAACTGCTTCAATTTTAATATCTCATCTATTTACAAAAAAGAATACTTTAAAATTTGTAAAAGTAAATAAATTATTTTCATTATCAAAGAATACTGTATCAATAGGTTTTTCAACATTTTTTATAGATATAGCAATGGGAATACTAGCTTTAATGTTTAATAATCAGATAATGAAATATTTTAACTCTTCTGCATTGGCGGTGTACTCTGTTATAATTAATATTAATATATTAGTTCAGTCATCAGCTTATGCAATAGGACAAGCATCACAGCCTATAATATCTGCCAATCTGGGGGCAGGCAATATGAATAGAATAAAATCAGCAGTAAAATATGGTATATTTACAGCCTTAATATTGGCTATAATATCTACTTTATTTACATACTTTAATACTGACTTTTTAATGAAAGCATTTATGAAGCCTTCAGATGAAGCTTTAAGTATGTCAAAAAATATTATGAGAGCCTATTTTATATCATTTTTAATACTTCCATTTAATATATATGCTACATACTATTTTCAGGCTATAATGAAACCAACTGCATCATTTATAATAGCAGTATTAAGAGGGCTTATAATAAGCGGTATTTTAATATTTGTAATGCCTTTAATATTTGTAAGAGAGAGTATATGGTATGTTATGCCTATTACAGAAGTTCTAACTTTCATCGTAACAGCAGTATTTTTCATAAGATATAGAACTTTAAAATAA
- a CDS encoding BatD family protein, which translates to MIITNVLLYPIVIVEDKVNKKSMYEWENIEYSLLYTGDAGKFKPSGINENAISDFEVINKEIEMETIHKDNEVPTMNYKITYTLKPIRKGKLKIPELEAAYYNVERGNSLVPHEQLIKEYNIRVFSSWFILIMIGQWAVIILIAFLIFKFIKEQHNFNKKAFENKKTIK; encoded by the coding sequence ATGATAATAACAAATGTACTATTATACCCTATAGTAATAGTAGAAGATAAAGTTAATAAAAAAAGTATGTATGAATGGGAAAATATAGAATATTCTCTTCTTTATACTGGAGATGCTGGTAAGTTTAAACCTTCCGGCATAAATGAAAATGCTATAAGCGATTTTGAAGTTATTAATAAAGAAATAGAAATGGAAACTATACATAAAGACAATGAAGTTCCTACTATGAATTATAAAATAACTTATACACTAAAGCCCATTAGAAAAGGAAAATTAAAAATACCTGAACTAGAAGCTGCATACTATAATGTGGAAAGAGGAAACAGTTTAGTGCCTCATGAACAATTAATTAAAGAATATAATATAAGAGTTTTCAGTTCTTGGTTTATATTAATTATGATAGGGCAATGGGCTGTTATTATTCTTATAGCTTTTTTAATATTTAAGTTTATAAAAGAACAGCATAATTTTAATAAAAAAGCATTTGAAAATAAAAAAACTATAAAATAG